One Lampris incognitus isolate fLamInc1 chromosome 18, fLamInc1.hap2, whole genome shotgun sequence genomic region harbors:
- the LOC130129101 gene encoding tumor necrosis factor-like, protein MEGHHEVLLDVDTSEQQDVKPSQQPSTPSSRHRRRLAAALVAMALCVAGAVFFSWHAKEQSHTEQDGDLRHMLRQISGNIRAAIHVEGEYNASFKDSAEWKRDVNQFHSQGHLKLVNNEIVIPQDGLYFVYSQASFQVSCNSHDEGVAKQEVHLSHIVKRWSKSFGISDPNNYETILHSIRTACEQRPSSGPDSGPDSGGNWFSAVYMGAVFSLMKEDRIRTVTEPRLLPNLDDDPGKTFFGVFSL, encoded by the exons ATGGAAGGACACCATGAAGTGTTGCTGGACGTAGACACCAGCGAGCAGCAGGACGTGAAGCCATCACAGCAGCCGTCCACACCCAGCAGCCGCCACCGCCGCAGGCTGGCTGCAGCCCTGGTGGCCATGGCACTGTGTGTTGCCGGAGCCGTCTTCTTCAGCTGGCATGCCAAG GAGCAGAGTCATACTGAGCAAGATGGAG ATCTCCGCCACATGTTGAGACAGATCTCTGGGAATATCAGGGCCGCCATTCATGTTGAAG GTGAATATAATGCGTCCTTCAAAGACTCAGCGGAGTGGAAAAGGGACGTAAACCAGTTCCACTCACAAGGACATCTTAAACTTGTCAACAACGAGATCGTGATCCCCCAGGACGGCCTGTACTTTGTGTACAGCCAGGCCTCCTTCCAGGTCAGCTGCAACTCGCACGATGAGGGCGTGGCGAAGCAGGAGGTCCACCTGAGCCACATCGTGAAGCGGTGGTCCAAATCCTTTGGGATCAGCGATCCGAATAATTACGAGACCATCCTGCATTCCATACGCACAGCCTGCGAGCAGAGGCCCAGCAGCGGCCCGGACAGCGGCCCGGACAGCGGGGGCAACTGGTTCAGTGCCGTGTACATGGGAGCCGTGTTCAGCCTGATGAAGGAAGACAGGATCAGGACGGTCACGGAGCCCAGGCTACTGCCCAACCTGGACGACGACCCAGGGAAAACCTTCTTTGGAGTGTTTTCCTTGTAA